Proteins from a single region of Dictyostelium discoideum AX4 chromosome 5 chromosome, whole genome shotgun sequence:
- the zmpste24 gene encoding CAAX prenyl protease, which produces MVNYFIISISFFLLEHFYSFYLNFRQSKLLKNLTKVPEYCKDRITQEDFKKSQEYSKAKLDYKTLTSTIQVLTTLLSFYYPVYPYFWNLSLELAEKIGYPNEIIRSCFFFAFTVGVSVITEIPFSYYYQFILEEKFGYNRMTRTLFIKDKIISTLLMIGFGLPILSLAIFIINWSGPQLWFYCWLLLVAITLLSITIYPTFIQPLFNKFTPVDGELAESIFALAKRVGFPASKDTIFVVDNSKRDGHMNAYFYGLFGTKRIVLYDTLVNELDKEELLAVMGHEFGHYKMSHTLKQMLLVQVHLVTLLYAFSLLINDDQLYQQFGFVSSKDSVLVGLTLFMFLYSPIDRIFSLLINIFSRKYEFQADDFAVELGFLNSNHLFKLHFKELGCLVYDPLYSAYHHSHPTLVERSNNIDKKVALYKLKNK; this is translated from the exons atggtaaattattttatcatttcgatttcattctttttattagagcacttttattcattttatttgaattttagacaaagtaaattattaaagaatttaactAAAGTCCCAGAATATTGTAAAGATAGAATAACGCAAGAAGATTTCAAAAAATCACAAGAATATAGTAAAGCTAAATT agattataAAACTTTAACATCAACAATTCAAGTTTTAACAACACTcctttcattttattatccAGTTTACCCATATTTTTGGAATTTATCACTTGAATTAGCAGAGAAAATTGGTTATCCAAATGag ATTATTAGATCATGTTTTTTCTTTGCATTTACAGTTGGAGTATCAGTAATAACAGAAATTCCattttcatattattatcaattcatTTTAGAAGAGAAATTCGGATATAATCGTATGACTCGtacattatttataaaagataaaataatttcaacacTTTTAATGATAGGTTTTGGTTTACCAATTTTATCATTGgcaatttttataataaattggtCAGGTCCACAATTATGGTTTT attgttggttattattagttgcaattacattattatcaattacaatttatCCAACATTTATTCAACCATTATTTAACAAATTTACACCAGTCGATGGAGAATTAGCAGAATCAATCTTTGCATTAGCTAAAAGAGTTGGTTTCCCAGCTTCAAAAGATACAATTTTTGTAGTTGATAATTCAAAGAGAGATGGCCATATGAATGC atatttttatGGATTATTTGGAACAAAAAGAATTGTATTATATGATACATTGGTTAATGAATTAGATAAAGAAGAATTATTAGCAGTAATGGGTCATGAATTTGGACATTATAAAATGTCACATACATTGAAACAAATGTTATTGGTTCAAGTTCATTTAGTTACATTATTATATGCATTCAGTTTATTGATTAATGATGATCAATTATATCAACAATTTGGATTCGTTTCATCAAAGGATTCTGTATTGGTTGGTTTAACATTGTTTATGTTTTTATATTCACCAATTGACCGTATCTTTAGTTTGttaatcaatattttctCTAGAAAATATGAATTCCAAGCTGATGATTTCGCTGTTGAATTGGGTTTCTTAAATAGTAATCATTTATTCAAATTACACTTTAAAGAGTTGGGTTGTTTAGTTTATGATCCATTATATAGTGCCTATCATCATTCTCATCCAACTTTAGTAGAAAGATCAAATAATATAGATAAAAAAGTGgcattatataaattaaaaaataaataa
- the gcvH2 gene encoding glycine cleavage system H-protein, which produces MNIIKTGIKQSLVSGIYSKVGIRAFCTHYSAELEWVKLSDDNKVATVGLSSFGAQRLGKINYVELPKEHRKCRREEKFGVLESSNATAFGLYAPVSGEVLEVNEKLKKSPSLLNEDPANNWMVKFKVSKPDEFKKLMDSNKYKKFVQWYR; this is translated from the exons atgaatatcaTAAAGACTGGAATTAAACAATCTCTTGTATCGGGTATTTATAGTAAAGTTGGAATTAGAGCATTTTGTACCCATTATTCAGCAGAATTAGAATGGGTTAAATTATCAGATGACAATAAGGTTGCAACTGTTGGg ttATCTTCTTTTGGTGCTCAAAGATTGGGAAAAATTAACTATGTAGAGCTACCAAAAGAACATAGAAAATGTAGAAGAGAAGAAAAGTTTGGAGTACTAGAAAGTTCTAATGCAACTGCTTTCGGTTTGTATGCCCCAGTTTCTGGTGAAGTTTTAGAAG taaatgaaaaattgaaaaaatcaCCATCCTTGTTAAATGAAGACCCAGCAAATAATTGGATGGTTAAATTTAAGGTTTCTAAGCctgatgaatttaaaaaattaatggattcaaataaatataaaaaatttgtgCAATGGTATAGATAA
- the spc3 gene encoding microsomal signal peptidase subunit, giving the protein MHSLSQRANTIVCFGGIVLVGVLLLNVLSRAFFSDHVDVDIKLNEIHRFNTQRNFEYSFISIDLDANLEPLFNWNTKMLFLYVTAEYRTKQNVLSQVVVWDHILTEKSKANIHEKRLSKYPIINQGLGLKNNTIKLTFNYNVVPISGILTRHQVGTSEFKFPTTYMKEAY; this is encoded by the exons ATGCATTCTTTATCGCAAAGAGCCAATACAATTGTTTGCTTTGGTGGCATTGTTTTAGTTggagttttattattaaatgttttaagTAGAGCATTTTTTTCCGATCATGTAGATGtagatataaaattaaatgaaattcacAGATT taataccCAACGTAATTTCGAATATTCAttcatttcaattgatttagaCGCAAATTTAGAgccattatttaattggaaTACAAAGATGTTATTCCTTTATGTTACAGCAGAATATAGGACTAAACAAAATGTATTATCTCAAGTTGTCGTGTGGGATCATATTCTCactgaaaaatcaaaagcaAATATTCATGAAAAGCGTCTTTCAAAATACCCAATCATAAATCAAGGCTTAGGTTTAAA aaataatacaattaagCTCACTTTCAATTATAATGTTGTACCAATATCAGGAATTTTAACAAGACATCAAGTAGGTACGAGTGAATTTAAATTCCCAACAACCTACATGAAAGAGgcttattaa